From Toxorhynchites rutilus septentrionalis strain SRP chromosome 2, ASM2978413v1, whole genome shotgun sequence, a single genomic window includes:
- the LOC129770891 gene encoding LITAF domain-containing protein — MSKQAPPAYGFVPPPSAPPSYAQAVGGVPPASPFIPNVQQPTGPPIITTVVPVGPQTTHMICPSCQAEINTQTTTSPGLIAYVSGFLIALFGCWLGCCLIPCCIDECMDVHHSCPHCKAYLGRHRR; from the exons ATGAGTAAGCAAGCGCCACCGGCTTATGGTTTCGTGCCGCCACCGTCGGCACCTCCCAGCTACGCACAAGCCGTGGGAGGAGTTCCACCGGCCAGCCCATTTATTCCAAATGTTCAACAGCCCACCGGTCCGCCCATCATTACCACAGTCGTTCCGGTCGGGCCACAGACAACGCACATGATCTGTCCCAGCTGCCAAGCCGAAATCAACACACAAACAACAACCTCACCCGGGTTGATCGCTTATGTATCTGGCTTTCTAATTGCATTATTTGG TTGCTGGCTCGGATGCTGCCTGATTCCGTGCTGCATTGATGAATGTATGGATGTCCATCACAGTTGCCCCCATTGCAAGGCCTATCTCGGACGACATCGACGATAA